CGCGGCACTTTACAAACTGCTTCTTGACAGACTTTCAAAAAGATTCAACATACCTGAGGTTATAAGATTTTTAATTGAAAACGGAAACTTGGAAGAACTTCCTAAATTCCTTGAAAGTCTTGGATTTAATATTATTTCAAAACATGACGATCATTATTATATTCAGACAAATAGAGGACTTGAAGAAATTACAATTGACGATAAACTTCTAAACCATCAGCTGTTTGTTGAAGCTAAGAAAGTTTATCAGAAACTTCAGGAATATAAAGATATAATTGATAGAGATTATTTGGAACTTCTTGACGAGGTTGTAGAAAAAGCGAGAAAAGGCGCACACATCCAAAGATACAAAGGGTTAGGGGAGATGAACCCTGAGCAGCTTTGGGAAACAACAATGAATCCTGAAAACAGGGTGCTTATCCAGGTAACTATGGATGATGCCCAAAATGCCGCTGAAAAATTCGAACTATTTATGGGAAGCGAAGTAGGACCAAGGCGTGAGTTTATCCAAGCAAACGCAAAAGAAGTAGAAAATATTGACGTATAAGGAACATAATGAGTGAAATCAGATACGGTGAAAAAGAAATTCTTGAATTTAATCCTGAAAATATGGAAATATGGCCGAATAAACATAAAAAAAACTATTTGATCAAAATAACGCTTCCTGAATTTATGTGTAAATGTCCAAGAAGCGGATATCCTGATTTTGCAACCGTATATCTTGAATATACGCCGGATGAGTGGGTTGTTGAGCTTAAGGCTTTAAAACTTTATATCAACTCATTTATGAACAGATACATTTCACACGAAGACAGCGCAAACGAAATATTTGATACTCTTTATAATAAACTGAAACCTAAATATATGAAAATCACAATGGATTTCAACCCGAGAGGCAACGTTCATACCGTAATCGAAATCGACAGCGACAAAATAGAAAAATAATTATTTTATAATACTCATACTGAACATAGGGAGAAGTATAGCAGTTACTATAAATCCTATACTTACCCCTACAAATACTATTAAAGCAGGTTCAAGAAGAGATAGCAGCGTGTTTGTAAGAGATTCGCTTTCTTCAAAATAAAGTTCGCTTATATTTCCTAAAACCTCATCGATCTGTGATGTTTCTTCCGCCAAAGAGAGAGCCTGAAGAAAACTTTTATCAAAATCAAACCCCGCTTTTTTGAGTGAAACAGAGAGTTTTTTACCTTCTATTACATCCTGAAGTGCTTTTTGAAATACCGATTTAATGTATTCGTTGTCTATTGTGTTTACAGACATATTTACGGCGTTTATGTAGTTTACCCCCGCGTTTGTAAGTACGGATGTAAGGTACGAGAATCTGCCGAGCTCTTTTGAGACGATCAGTTTTTTTATAACAGGCAGTTTTAAAAGAAATTTATGTATGGAATATCTGAATTTCAAATTTTTTTTATACATTATTCTAAACCCCGCAGCAAATACGATAAACAGTATCAAAATAGCCTGCCAGGAGTGCTGAAGGAAATTTCCGGTGTTTATTACTATTTTTGTAATAGCGGGGAGGTCTTGGTGCAGGTTTTCAAAAACCTTGACAATTTTCGGCACCACCGTTGTGAGCATAAATGAAATCATAAACACCGCCACGATAATAATAAACATAGGATATACAAGTGCCTGTGACGTTTTTGAAGATATTTTCTCTTCGTCTTTTAAAAACTTGGAAATCTCAACAAGTACTATGTCGAGTTTTCCGCTCTCTTCGCCTATTTTTACCGTACTTGTGACGTATTTGGGTAAATTGATAAAGTTTTGGGATTCAAGAGAAGCGTAAAACGATTTTCCTTCTTTAATGGAGTTTTGTATATAATCGAGGAATTTTATAATTTTGGAGTTGTCTGTCTGGTTTTTACTCAGGTTTATCGCACTGATTAGCGGAATGGAGGCTTTTAAATAAAGCCCGAGAGAGTTAAACAGTTTTGAGAGCTCTTTTCTTGGTACTTTTTTTGAAAAAGAGATGTTAAACGAAATGTTTTTTGCAGGTTTTATATCCGTAACGTAAAGGCCCTCAAGTTTTGATAAGGCTTCTTTTTCGTTTGACGCTTCTATTTTACCTTTTACGGTTTTTCCGTTTTTATCATAGGCGCTGTATTTAAAATACAATTTCCCTCCTAATCTTTAAGCCCGACTCTTATTGCTTCGCTAAGAGACGTCTCCCCGTTTATTACAAGTTCACAAAGGTTTTGTTTGATGGTTTTCATTCCGTATTCGATCATTTTGTTTTTAAGTTCTATATCGTTTGTACCGTTTGCGATAAGGGTTTTTATTTCATCGTTCATTATGAAAAGCTCTCCCACCGCCCTTCTTTTTACATATCCGGTGAAATTACATTTAGGGCATCCTTTTGCTTTATAGATCTTTTCTGGTGTGTAGTTTTGAAGGGTGGGATCTTTTGATATTATCTGTTTAAATTCATAGGTTTCGTCTTCTTCTTTACACTCACACAGTATTCTTACAAGCCTTTGTGATAAAACCCCTATAAGTGATGATGAAATCAAAAACGGCTCAACCCCCATGTCCATAAGCCTTGTAATGGTTGCGGCTGCGTTGTTGGTATGAAGGGTCGAGAGCATCAGATGCCCCGTAAGAGCTGCCTGGATTGCGATAGTCGCCGTTTCTTTATCCCTGATTTCCCCTACCATTATGATATCGGGATCCTGTCTTAGGATACTTCTAAGTCCCGAGCTGAAAGTAAGTCCCACTTTGTTATTTACCTGGATCTGGTTTATGTTGTTTGCTTTGTATTCCACAGGGTTTTCTATTGTTATTATGTTTTTTTCCGGTGTTGCGATTGTCTGCAGGAAGCTGTGAAGGGTAGTGGATTTACCGCTTCCGGTAGGACCCGTTACGAGAATCATTCCGTATGAGTGCTCAAGCAGTTCTTTAAACCCTTCCGTGACGGTTTTATCAAACCCCAGATCTTTCAGGGTAGGAATGTCTTCACTTTCCATAAGGAGCCTCAGTACAGCTTTTTCCCCGAAATATGTAGGGATTATGGACACCCTTATATCGGTTGTTTTGTTTGCGATTTTGATCTGGCATCTTCCGTCTTGAGGTATTCTTTTTTCGCTTATGTCGAGGTTTGAGATTACTTTTATTCTGTTTATAATGAGGTTTACTATGTTTTTTTGGATGGTTGCCTGTGTTATGAGCACTCCGTCTATTCTGAATCTTATGGTTCCGAAATTTTCGTGTGTTTCTATGTGTATGTCGCTTGCTCTTTTTTTTACTGCTTGAAAAAACATAGAGTTTACAAATTTAATAATAGGTGCTGAATTTTCTGAATCTAAAATATCAAGACTATTTTTTATAAAATCATCAAGTGAAAGTTCTTCTTCAACTTCAATATCACTATTTTGAAATTCTTTTTGAGTTTTTACTTCCAAAAATTGATTTAAAAGTCTATTAAATGACTCATTGTCAGTAATAATAATATCTAAAGGTATTTGTGTTTTATTATAGAAATTAAGAGCATCTATTAAATTTTCTTCATTTGTAAAAAAAAAATCTTTATCTTTGTATCTTCCAGGAAGAAGTGAGAATTTTATTCCATCTTCAATATTGAAACTATCTAATTGTATAGCTTTTGGATTTATATTATTTATTTTGTTCATTTTAAATTCTTTTTCTTGATATATTCAAGAGCAAATTTTCTTTCTAATTCGTTTAATTTACCAAGAGTTAATCTTAATTTATCAAGATCTGTACTTTGCTTAACGATATAAGGAGTTAATACAATCACAAGAGTAGTTTTATCTTCATTAACTTCTTTATGTCTGAAAAGAGCTCCTATAATAGGTATATCACCAAAAAAAGGTACTTTTTTAATTGTAATATCTTTATTATTTCTGACAAGTCCCCCTATTATAATACTTTGACCGTTACTGACTATTGTTGTAGTTTTAATATCTCTTTTTGATGTTGTTGGAAGAGTAAGGTCAGGTGATCCTGGTAATATATCTTCAACTACAGCTTTTACATTTAATGAGACTTTATTATCACTATCAATTCTCGGTTTAATTTCTAAAGTAAGACCGATATCTTGCCTTGAATATGACACACTTGTGGATGTAGAAGTTGTTTGACCTGTTTTGACAGAAATTGTTTTACCTACATATATTGTAGAAGGGGTATTGTTTATACATAAGATTGAAGGTTCGCTTAATTTTTTTGCCGCTCCGAATGTTTCAAGTAAATCTATTGTTGCTCCTAATGCTAATCCCTGCCTTATAGTAGGAATACTAAGTCCTAAAGAAGTCACATCAAATGCTATAGCGGGTCCACCCATATTGGCACTAAGTGTATATAATCCACTTCCTGTTCCACTTCCAGCATATAATCCTAATTTATTACCAATTTGTGAAGCCTTTAAATTACTTATTTCCAATATTCTTGCTTTTACATAAACTTGCATTTTAGGTATATCAAGAGCTTTTATAATAGTTTTTATTGTATCCATTTGTTCCAATGTTGCTATTATTATTAAAGAATTTGTTTCTTTATCTTCTGTAATAGAAGGTATATTTTTTTTGTATTTTAAAGAAACAATTTTTTGAATAATTTTTGCCATATTTGTAACATCAGAATTTTTTAATGTGATTATTTCGGTAACTTGATCTAATTGTTTTGGTTTAGTGTCTAATTGTTTTATATGTTGAAGAATCTTTTGTATAACTTTATTTGGTCCTACTAATATTATGCCATTAGAATTATCGTTTTTTATTATTTTATATTTATATATTTTATCATTAAATAGAGTATTGGAAATTTCAGTTATTTTAGGATATATTTTAGATAATTGAGTATTTTGGAGATTAAAAAAGATTATATCAGGTTTATCTAATGTATCTATTTTAGATAAGAGTTTTTTCATTATTTTAAGATTTTTAGGATAATCGGTAATAATAAGTAAATTTTTGTCTTTATTTAATATAATTTTCCCATATTTACTTTTTAAATAATTTATTTGAGTATATGCAGTTTTGGCTGATATATTATGTAATTTTATTATGTCTGTTCTAATTTGATAAATATCACTTTTTCCTATTGGAGGAGCTTCCTTTATTGCATCAGCGCTTTTTATAACTTTTAAATAACCATGTTCTTTTATAAGAGTATAACCTTTTGATCTTAATATATTTAATAAAATATCGTAAATTTCATTTTCATTTACGGGTTTAACTGAAATAAAATTAACTTTTCCCCTTAAATCATTTGTTAATAATATATTTTTATTGGTAATTTTAGCAACCATTTTGATAAAATCGTTTATTTCTAAATTTTTAAAGGTTAAATCTATTTTTTGAGCATAAATCATAATAGTTAACAATATAAGTAATTTAATCAATTTCATAATTCAAAACCTTTTTTTTATTATTCCTTTTGATTTCAATAGAGAGGCTGTCGAATTTATCTATATTATTATATAGTTGCCATGCTTGTGAATCATTTTTTAAATATTTATTATTTACTTTTATAATAATATCACTCTTTTTTAAACCTATTTTATCAAATATACTATCTTTTTTTATATACGTAATTTTATAACCGTATGGATATTTAATTATTCCTATGTCATTCCAAATAAGTGCAGGATTTTTTTTAAATTTTTGTATAAGTTGTTTTTTTACTTTGATTGTACTTGAGGATGTATTTAAATTATTTTGTTGGATATTTTTTTTAAATGTTAAAATATATTTTTGTTTATTTTTAGTAAATACCACAAAATCATGATTTATATTTATAAGTTTATAACCATTAAAAGAATCGTTTATATCTATGAAAATATTTTTTTTATTTGCTTCAATAATAATAAATGCTTTTTTTCCATCATTATATATTGCTTTTAATATCATGTTTTTTAGTTGTTCAGATTGATTTAATGATTCATTGAGATTTAAATTAGAGATTTTTTTATTAAATTGTTTCATGAAAATATTTGAAAGATTTATATTGTAAAATTCATATTTTTTTTGTTCATGAATATTAGTTACAGGTATATTCGGTAGAAATAATTTTATAATACTCCAAAATAAAAAAGCACCAAAAAAAGCTGTGAAAAAATATAAAACATTTTTAAAAATTGACATAATAGTAATATCCTTTTTTATCTTTTTTTAATAATTTTTTAATTGTTTGATTTTTAATATTGATAATGTATATCTTTAAAAAAGAATTTTTAATGTCTATTTTTCCTTTTATATCTCCAAAATTTGCAGAAGCATTTATATTTATAATAAAAGGATCTAAAATATTATGGCTTAAATAAGCTTTTTTAATAAAATAATTTCCAATATTTATTTTTAAATCCTTTATATATAAATTATTTTGTATTAAATATATATTTAAAATACCTTTATTAAAATCACATACATTTATATTTTTATAATATATTTGCCCGTTATTAAAAATTAGACCTGTTATAGTTTGATTTATTTTAGTATTAATATAAATATTTTCTTTTTTTAAATAATTTTGAATTAAAAAAAATAATTCTTTTTTAGGCATAAAAATATATAAGCCTATAAAAAAAGCGCTTATTATAATAATTATTTTTTTCATTTAAATATCTCCGCTTTAAAAAGTATATGATTATCACTTTTTACAATAGAAAATGATTTTATTTTAATGTTTGATTTTAAAAATAAAGTTAGTTTATTTAAATTTTTTAATTCTGTATTACATGATAAAATTATTAAATTATTTTTATAATTTATATTACATATTTTTTTAACTGATTTAATAATTGTTGTGTTGTATTTATTCTTTAAATATTTAATTTCATTTACATTTTTTTTGAATTCTAAATAATTATTTAATTCGCTTTTCAATTGTTTTTTAGATGAGATATATTGGTTAAATAATATGGCAGTAAGTATTAACGTTAGTAAAAATATCAAAATTGTTATACGTTTATTCATATAAGCTCGCTTTATATATATTATTTATATTTGAATTAACTTTAATGAACTTTTTTTTGAAATAATTATCAAAGTTTCTTTTTGAATTTATTTCAATATCAAAACGATTTTTATCATATGAAAGAGAAATGAATGTTTCATCGTTTTTTAAAGGGGTTTTAGTAATAAACTCTAAATCTTTTTTTATTTTATTTTGATTGAAGTCTTTTTCTTTCAATTCATTTAATATTGCTTTTATTTGATAAGTAGTTTTTGGTAAATGATATTTATGAATTATTTTTGCTTTTTTTAGTTCTAAATTTTTTACCGTTTGTTTGTTTTTTATTATATTTAACAAAAAAGAAATATTTATAAATAAAAATAGTAATAACAAACTGATTACAACGGATTTCTTTAATTTTATTCTGTTGAAAATATTGATTTTATTTTTACTTAACTTAAGTGAAGGTAATATGTCTTTAATATAGGGTGCATTTTTAATATTTGGAAAACAAAAAAGTAAATCATCAATTTTTTGAATTGAATAATTTTTTGAGACATTAATAATATTAAAGTCATATAGTTCAGTTTGTGCCAGTCTAATGGAATTAATAAATTTTTTGTCAATATTTATATTGATGTTTTTTTTAATTGCATAAGCATAATATTTTCCATTTATTTCAAAAGCATCGTATAAATATGTATCATCTAATTTAAAAAGTGTTTTTGATAATTTTTTAGCGTCTTTTAATGATTTGATTGGAATGTCTATTTTTTTAATCCAGTAAAATTGTGGAGAAAGTATTATATCAACCGGTTCATTTATTTTTTCATTAAAATCTTTAGTATATAGTATGACTTTCAATTGAAATAACCTTTTTATTATGAATATCATAAACTATGTCAATAGTATAATTTTGTTCATTTAAATAGTATTTAATATTTACATTTATCCAAAACGAATTATTGTTTGTAAATTCTATTATATCGTATTTATTTATTGTTTGATTATTATCGTTGGTTAATATATTTTGACAATTAGGTTTATCAATAGTTAATCCCATAAATTTAACAATATCTTTAGTTAAAAAATTGCATTCTAATATGTGGTTGTTTCCATTTCCAAAAAAAATTAATTTTTTCCAAGGAATATTAAAAATATTTCTATCATGTGTTATTTTAAAGTAATAGTTTAATATTTTTTTAAAATGTTTATAATTATATATTTTTCCGTTTTGAAAATTTGGATTTTTTAAAATTATCTCACTATACCCTTCTCTTTCTGTTTTATCTTTATCTATAGTATCTTTAATTAAGTTTATAAAAAATATAGGATCCATAATATTATAATATTGAAGAATATTTATTAGGTAGTCATTTAAATATATTTGTTTTTTATTAATTGCATTAATGTCTATTTTATTAAATATAGGAGTAATATTATAGATTATTCTGAAATTTCCTTCTTTGTTTGATAATGAAAACGTTGTAAAAATCTTTTGTAAATCTTTTGATGTTTTTATATCTTCAGTAAGTTTAGAAAGAGTTTTTAAAGACTGTTTTAAAATAACAGAATTTTGTGATATATATAAATTTTCTTTTGATGAATATTTGTCAAATAAATTTAATATTGTACCTATTATTCCTAATACAATAAATAAAAAAAATATCGTAATTAATAATGCAATAGATTTTTTCATTTTTTTATAACCTGATAATTTTTATTTTAATCTTAATAAAATTATATATTAATTTTTAGTTAATATATTGACATAATATTATATTTAGATGTATAATAAATTAATTCAATATTAAAGGATTGAAAATGAAAACATCTGCAAAAGTTCTTTTATCAGGTATAGCAGCTTCTATGATATTAATTGGATGTGGAGGTGGAGGAAGTAGTACTCCTTCAGTTAGCGGAACGGTTGAAGCAAGTTATTTAAAGGGTATAACCGTTTGTGTTAAAGATACTTCTACTTGTGCAACAACAGATAGTAATGGTGTATTTACGTTAAATAATGTGTCTGTTCCGGTGGAATTGGAATTGAAAATCGGAAATAGTGTATTAGCTGATTTAAATGTGTCGACTAATAATTATAAAATTACGCCTGCGGTATTAGCCGAAAATAATACAACAATTGCGTCATACATAGGTGCTATGTTGCATGGAATCGCAGGGTGCGATTTGGCAAGCGATGTTTGTGATTTTTCTTCAATAACAACAGTAGATATTAATACTTCAACAAACTTGCCTATTATTACAGAATTAAAAACTATTTTAGAGCAAAACAGTTCTGCAAGTATAAGTGTGACGGTTAATGACTCTACAATGCAAATCAGTGAAGTTAACGCCACTTTATATGCCACTGAAAATCCGTCAATGACGGGTACTACTGCATATTCGTTTAACGGTGCGGCGAGTGCGGGGGATTATGCTTCATTTACATATAATTCAGAAAATAATACTATCAGTTATCAAATTAGCGGTAATGTGTACGGAAATGTAAGCGGTACAAGAGAAATAGAAAACTTATACGGAAATGTATTTTTTAAAGACAAAAATGATGATGATATATTTTATTTCTTCTCAGGAAGTTTAGGTGTTGCTGTAATTCCAGTATCAGATACAAATACATCGTTTGTAGTTGGTTTACAACAGCCTGATAAAAATATTACAGCAGAAGATTTAAATTTAATTGTAAATAAAAAATATAATTATATTGAGTTTGACACAGATGAGAGCATATATTTTAGTATTATAGAAATTAATTCAACAAATACTGCGGATTTAAACGGAACATGGGCTGATTATGTTGATCAATCTTATGGAACATGGGAAGTAAATGGCTCTCATTTAGATGTTTTTGATGCAAGAGGAGGAAAAATTGCGAATGTAATAATAAGAGCTGGAACATCAAGAGCTGGTATTGTAGTAGATAATGTTGATGGTGGATTTGGTGTAGGAGTTGAAGCTAAAGCGTTAACCGATGCAGATTTAAAAGGAACTTACTATTATAATGACAGCGGCAGTGACTATGAATGTTACGGAACTGTAACAGTTGAAGGAACAACATTTAAATATAAAGATGAATGGTGTAGTGACAATGATCCAGAATCTGGCAGCGGTACACTTGTATTAAATCCAACGATTGATCCGGATCAAAATGCAAGTACTGATAATAATATTACATTAAACGGTTTAGCTCAGGTTAAAGATGAAAATGGAAATTTAACAGATGAGTTTGTATTCCTTGATCCTGATTCTGGTTATTATATAAGCGTTAATATTGATGATGGAGAACTTTCAATAGGCTCAAATAAACCTCTTAAATAAACTCCTTTTGGAGTTTTCTTTTTTGCTACAATTGCATAAAAAGGTCTTTTATGAAAAAAGCTTTCAGTTTGATTGAAGTAATGATTGTTGTTGTTATTTTGGGACTTATTGCATCCCTTGTGGTTCCGAATCTTATAGGTCAGAGTGAACAGGCCAAAAAGAAACTTGTATGTATTCAGATGAAATCACTTAAAGATGCTCTTGATTCATTTAAAATAGAAGAAGATACATATCCGAGTACACAGGAAGGGCTTGAATCCTTAATAACAAATCCGAATCCTCAAAAATATAAAAATTATCCTGAAAAAGGTTTTTTAAATACTAAGAGTCTTCCAAAAGACCCATGGGGGAACGAATATATTTATATTAATGATAATGGGAATATTGAAATAATTTCATTAGGTGCAGATGGCAAAGAAGGCGGGAGCGGAGAAAATAAAGATATTAAATTTAGCGAATGCGTAAATTAGGTTTTAGTTTAATTGAACTACTAATTGTTGTAATATTAATATTAACAGTTAGTTTTTTAGTAATTCGTTTCCCTACTTTTTCTCAAACGTTTTCTATGACTTCATTAAGAGATATGTTAAAACCTAATGGTTATATTATTTTATATAAAAACGGTGATATAATAAGTAATAAAAAAATCAGATTTTATTGTAAAACCCCGGTTGTTTATCAGTTTTTAAATGATAATTTTTTTAAGAAAAAGTTTGATGAAAATATTATTTTTGAATATAAAGTTGTTAACGGTATAGGAGAAAGTTTTATATTACAGTGTAATAAGATGTTTTATGTTTTTAAGCCTTTTTATATAAAGAAGTTTTCCTCATTTGAAAGTGCTAAAGAAGATTTTACTAATGTACGGTATAAACCCAGTAATGGAATAATGAAATGAGAAAAGCTTTTACTATAATTGAAGTAATGATAGCTGTTTTTTTAGCTTTAATAATTAGTACTGTGGCATTTTCTATAACAGGTAATGCAAAGAAAATGTTTGTTTTAATCGATAAACGAAAAATTTTTTATTTAAAATCGAGTGTAATGGCAATAGAAGAAAAAAATACTAAAAATGTATATGAGATACTGAAAGATTTTAATATTAAAAATGATGAAATTATTAAAAAATT
This genomic interval from Nautilia profundicola AmH contains the following:
- a CDS encoding pilus assembly FimT family protein; this translates as MRKLGFSLIELLIVVILILTVSFLVIRFPTFSQTFSMTSLRDMLKPNGYIILYKNGDIISNKKIRFYCKTPVVYQFLNDNFFKKKFDENIIFEYKVVNGIGESFILQCNKMFYVFKPFYIKKFSSFESAKEDFTNVRYKPSNGIMK
- a CDS encoding secretin N-terminal domain-containing protein, translating into MKLIKLLILLTIMIYAQKIDLTFKNLEINDFIKMVAKITNKNILLTNDLRGKVNFISVKPVNENEIYDILLNILRSKGYTLIKEHGYLKVIKSADAIKEAPPIGKSDIYQIRTDIIKLHNISAKTAYTQINYLKSKYGKIILNKDKNLLIITDYPKNLKIMKKLLSKIDTLDKPDIIFFNLQNTQLSKIYPKITEISNTLFNDKIYKYKIIKNDNSNGIILVGPNKVIQKILQHIKQLDTKPKQLDQVTEIITLKNSDVTNMAKIIQKIVSLKYKKNIPSITEDKETNSLIIIATLEQMDTIKTIIKALDIPKMQVYVKARILEISNLKASQIGNKLGLYAGSGTGSGLYTLSANMGGPAIAFDVTSLGLSIPTIRQGLALGATIDLLETFGAAKKLSEPSILCINNTPSTIYVGKTISVKTGQTTSTSTSVSYSRQDIGLTLEIKPRIDSDNKVSLNVKAVVEDILPGSPDLTLPTTSKRDIKTTTIVSNGQSIIIGGLVRNNKDITIKKVPFFGDIPIIGALFRHKEVNEDKTTLVIVLTPYIVKQSTDLDKLRLTLGKLNELERKFALEYIKKKNLK
- the gspG gene encoding type II secretion system major pseudopilin GspG, which encodes MKKAFSLIEVMIVVVILGLIASLVVPNLIGQSEQAKKKLVCIQMKSLKDALDSFKIEEDTYPSTQEGLESLITNPNPQKYKNYPEKGFLNTKSLPKDPWGNEYIYINDNGNIEIISLGADGKEGGSGENKDIKFSECVN
- a CDS encoding GspE/PulE family protein, producing the protein MNKINNINPKAIQLDSFNIEDGIKFSLLPGRYKDKDFFFTNEENLIDALNFYNKTQIPLDIIITDNESFNRLLNQFLEVKTQKEFQNSDIEVEEELSLDDFIKNSLDILDSENSAPIIKFVNSMFFQAVKKRASDIHIETHENFGTIRFRIDGVLITQATIQKNIVNLIINRIKVISNLDISEKRIPQDGRCQIKIANKTTDIRVSIIPTYFGEKAVLRLLMESEDIPTLKDLGFDKTVTEGFKELLEHSYGMILVTGPTGSGKSTTLHSFLQTIATPEKNIITIENPVEYKANNINQIQVNNKVGLTFSSGLRSILRQDPDIIMVGEIRDKETATIAIQAALTGHLMLSTLHTNNAAATITRLMDMGVEPFLISSSLIGVLSQRLVRILCECKEEDETYEFKQIISKDPTLQNYTPEKIYKAKGCPKCNFTGYVKRRAVGELFIMNDEIKTLIANGTNDIELKNKMIEYGMKTIKQNLCELVINGETSLSEAIRVGLKD
- a CDS encoding type II secretion system F family protein, producing MYFKYSAYDKNGKTVKGKIEASNEKEALSKLEGLYVTDIKPAKNISFNISFSKKVPRKELSKLFNSLGLYLKASIPLISAINLSKNQTDNSKIIKFLDYIQNSIKEGKSFYASLESQNFINLPKYVTSTVKIGEESGKLDIVLVEISKFLKDEEKISSKTSQALVYPMFIIIVAVFMISFMLTTVVPKIVKVFENLHQDLPAITKIVINTGNFLQHSWQAILILFIVFAAGFRIMYKKNLKFRYSIHKFLLKLPVIKKLIVSKELGRFSYLTSVLTNAGVNYINAVNMSVNTIDNEYIKSVFQKALQDVIEGKKLSVSLKKAGFDFDKSFLQALSLAEETSQIDEVLGNISELYFEESESLTNTLLSLLEPALIVFVGVSIGFIVTAILLPMFSMSIIK
- the queF gene encoding preQ(1) synthase, producing the protein MRYGEKEILEFNPENMEIWPNKHKKNYLIKITLPEFMCKCPRSGYPDFATVYLEYTPDEWVVELKALKLYINSFMNRYISHEDSANEIFDTLYNKLKPKYMKITMDFNPRGNVHTVIEIDSDKIEK
- a CDS encoding prepilin-type N-terminal cleavage/methylation domain-containing protein; amino-acid sequence: MRKAFTIIEVMIAVFLALIISTVAFSITGNAKKMFVLIDKRKIFYLKSSVMAIEEKNTKNVYEILKDFNIKNDEIIKKLKKDTFYLKHNIEYSQNINIHGKSIKILLDRMKIYNKYHSAFIYKQEIK